A genomic window from Amia ocellicauda isolate fAmiCal2 chromosome 15, fAmiCal2.hap1, whole genome shotgun sequence includes:
- the LOC136771948 gene encoding protein diaphanous homolog 1: MKKMEDKFQKKTEEMNAEKDRLASEMQDIERKHQTLLSRISDLEEKNDKLFKELEEAKSKITVPVPMPPPPPPPPPPGAPGMTPPPPPPPGAPGMTPPPPPPPGAPGMTLPPPPPPGAPGMPPPPPPPPPPPPGAPGMPPPPPPPPPPPPGAPGMPPPPPPPPGAPGMPLPPPPPPLVIENGKLVMPTSILPLGLTPKKKYKPEVQLRKLHWSSIDVKTLTPDCFWAKLEEDRFASKELFDKLTSAFAAKMKTDKNEEEAPKRKKIKDLRVLTTKKAQNLSILLANFKLPFDTIKQAILELNEEVLTETRVENLLKLLPGAEELSQLAELKDQYDDLDPSEQFGVVMSSVPRLMARLHAILFKLQFQEQLDDMRSDVEAVTVAIEGQRESKSFSELLELLLLIGNFLNADSNNADAFGFRLSYLCKLINTRSTDLKMTLLHFLVQLCEEKYPEMLHLIEDLKPVERASKVSGEFLRQCFGDMGREITSLEKLIETFPKPFSEMDKFKEKMKSFVTSAREQYDKLALRYKNMERLYKDLGDHLIFNTEIVSIDEYFGNLNKFRNMFRDALEENHKKKEAAEKLLKAQLAKEKAKMEKENKKKQKGKPLICAKGDETKPKDVQSKALQSRACLRRGTGSSNIL, encoded by the exons AATGCTGAGAAAGACAGACTGGCGTCTGAGATGCAGGACATAGAGCGCAAACACCAGACACTGCTGAGTAGAATCAGTGACCTTGAAGAGAAG AATGACAAGCTCTTCAAAGAACTAGAAGAAGCCAAATCGAAGATCACAGTGCCTGTCCCAAtgcccccgcccccgcccccgcccccgccgCCCGGAGCCCCTGGAATGaccccgcccccgccccctccGCCCGGAGCCCCTGGAATGaccccgcccccgccccctccGCCCGGAGCCCCTGGAATGACCCTGCCCCCGCCCCCTCCGCCCGGAGCCCCTGGAATGCCCCCGCCTCCGCCTCCACCCCCACCGCCGCCACCTGGAGCCCCTGGAATGCCCCCGCCTCCACCTCCACCCCCACCGCCGCCACCTGGAGCCCCTGGAATGCCCCCGCCTCCGCCCCCACCCCCTGGAGCCCCTGGGATGCCTCTTCCTCCCCCGCCCCCGCCGCTAGTTATTGAGAACGGTAAATTGGTCATGCCCACGTCCATTCTCCCTCTCGGCCTGACTCCCAAGAAGAAGTACAAGCCAGAAGTCCAGCTCAGAAAGCTTCACTGGAGCTCG ATTGATGTCAAGACTCTCACCCCCGACTGCTTCTGGGCAAAGCTTGAGGAAGATCGCTTTGCGAGCAAGGAGCTCTTTGACAAACTCACCTCGGCCTTCGCCGCAAAGA TGAAGACCGACAAGAATGAGGAGGAAGCACCTAAAAGGAAGAAGATCAAGGACTTGAGAGTGCTGACTACTAAGAAGGCACAGAATCTCT CCATCCTCCTGGCCAATTTCAAACTACCATTTGACACGATCAAGCAGGCCATTCTGGAACTGAATGAGGAAGTTCTCACTGAAACCAGAGTGGAG AACCTGCTCAAGCTCCTTCCCGGAGCAGAGGAGCTCAGTCAACTGGCTGAGCTCAAAGACCAGTATGATGATTTGGACCCATCGGAGCAGTTTGGTGTTGTG ATGAGCTCAGTGCCCAGGCTGATGGCTCGGCTCCACGCCATCCTGTTCAAGCTGCAGTTCCAAGAGCAGCTTGACGACATGCGCTCGGACGTGGAGGCAGTAACAGTGGCCATTGAGGGGCAGCGAGAGAGCAAAAGCTTCTCCGAGCTGCTGGAGCTGCTCTTGCTGATCGGGAACTTCTTGAATGCGGACTCCAACAATGCAGACGCCTTTGGCTTCAGGCTAAGCTACCTCTGCAAA CTCATCAACACTAGGTCTACTGATCTGAAAATGACGCTCCTCCACTTCCTGGTTCAGCTTTGTGAGGAAAAGTACCCAGAAATGTTGCACCTCATCGAGGATCTGAAGCCTGTGGAGAGGGCCAGCAAAG TTTCGGGAGAATTTCTCCGACAGTGCTTTGGCGACATGGGGAGGGAGATCACCAGTCTGGAAAAACTGATTGAAACATTCCCCAAGCCTTTCAGCGAGATGGACAAGTTCaaggagaaaatgaaa AGCTTCGTGACATCTGCACGAGAGCAGTACGACAAACTGGCCCTCAGGTACAAGAATATGGAGAGGCTGTACAAGGACCTGGGGGACCACTTGATCTTCAACACTGAGATTGTCTCCATTGATGAATACTTTGGGAACCTCAACAAGTTCCGTAACATGTTCCGG GATGCTCTGGAGGAGAACCACAAGAAGAAGGAGGCAGCGGAGAAACTCCTCAAAGCTCAGCTGGCGAAGGAGAAGGCTAAAATGGAGAAGGAGAACAAGAAAAAGCAAAAGGGGAAGCCGCTCATATGTGCAA AGGGTGATGAGACAAAACCGAAGGATGTCCAGTCCAAAGCCTTGCAGTCACGTGCTTGCTTGAGGCGTGGGACAGGATCCTCTAACATCCTATAA